One stretch of Clavibacter californiensis DNA includes these proteins:
- the murC gene encoding UDP-N-acetylmuramate--L-alanine ligase, whose amino-acid sequence MIAPDLTMDIPTELGRVHFVGIGGSGMSGIARLFLAAGHRVTGSDSRDSDAVQALRELGAEIHVGHDAAHVGDADALVVTGALWQDNPEYVLAKERGLPILHRSQALAWLISGQRLVAVAGAHGKTTSTGMIVTALLEAGRDPSFVNGGVIGGLGVSSAPGSEELFVVEADESDGSFLLYDTSVALITNVDADHLDHYGSHEAFDDAFVRFASAASELVVISSDDPGARRVTARIEGRVVTFGEDPAADIRITDIVTDGPVAFTLTHDGVARRAALRVPGRHNAINAAGAYAVLVGLGVDPDDAIAGLAGFSGTGRRFELHAEVRGVSVYDDYAHHPTEVRAALEAARTVVGEGRIIAVHQPHLYSRTQMMAGDFARVYEELADHTIVLDVFGAREDPIPGVTGALVSERFHDAGHVDYLPDWQEAADRAAAIARDGDFIVTLSCGDVYRIIPQVIGALERPAGSPQPAASSRPRE is encoded by the coding sequence GTGATCGCACCCGACCTGACCATGGACATCCCGACCGAGCTCGGGCGCGTCCACTTCGTGGGCATCGGCGGGTCCGGCATGAGCGGCATCGCGCGCCTGTTCCTCGCGGCAGGGCACCGGGTCACCGGATCCGACTCCCGTGACTCCGACGCCGTCCAGGCGCTCCGGGAGCTGGGCGCCGAGATCCACGTCGGCCACGACGCCGCGCACGTGGGCGACGCCGACGCGCTCGTCGTCACGGGCGCGCTCTGGCAGGACAACCCCGAGTACGTGCTCGCGAAGGAGCGGGGCCTCCCGATCCTGCACCGCTCGCAGGCGCTCGCGTGGCTCATCTCCGGCCAGCGGCTCGTGGCCGTCGCGGGCGCCCACGGCAAGACCACGTCCACGGGCATGATCGTCACCGCGCTCCTCGAGGCCGGCCGCGACCCGTCGTTCGTCAACGGCGGCGTGATCGGCGGGCTCGGCGTCTCGAGCGCCCCCGGATCCGAGGAGCTGTTCGTCGTCGAGGCCGACGAGTCCGACGGCTCCTTCCTCCTCTACGACACGTCCGTCGCGCTCATCACCAACGTCGACGCCGACCACCTCGACCACTACGGCTCGCACGAGGCGTTCGACGACGCCTTCGTGCGCTTCGCGTCGGCCGCGTCGGAGCTCGTCGTCATCTCCAGCGACGACCCGGGTGCCCGGCGCGTGACCGCCCGCATCGAGGGACGCGTCGTCACGTTCGGCGAGGACCCGGCCGCCGACATCCGGATCACCGACATCGTCACCGACGGCCCCGTCGCCTTCACGCTCACCCACGACGGCGTCGCGCGCCGCGCCGCGCTCCGCGTCCCCGGCCGTCACAACGCGATCAACGCGGCCGGCGCGTACGCCGTGCTCGTCGGCCTCGGCGTGGATCCCGACGACGCCATCGCGGGCCTCGCTGGCTTCTCCGGCACCGGCCGCCGGTTCGAGCTGCACGCGGAGGTCCGCGGGGTGAGCGTCTACGACGACTACGCCCACCACCCCACCGAGGTCCGCGCCGCGCTCGAGGCCGCGCGCACGGTCGTGGGGGAGGGCCGGATCATCGCCGTCCACCAGCCGCACCTCTACAGCCGCACGCAGATGATGGCCGGCGACTTCGCGCGCGTCTACGAGGAGCTGGCCGACCACACCATCGTGCTCGACGTGTTCGGCGCCCGCGAGGACCCGATCCCCGGCGTCACCGGCGCCCTCGTCTCCGAGCGCTTCCATGACGCGGGCCACGTCGACTACCTGCCCGACTGGCAGGAGGCGGCCGATCGCGCGGCGGCTATCGCGCGCGACGGCGACTTCATCGTGACCCTCAGCTGCGGCGACGTGTACCGGATCATCCCGCAGGTGATCGGTGCGCTCGAGCGTCCCGCCGGATCCCCGCAGCCCGCCGCGTCCTCCCGGCCCCGCGAGTGA
- the murG gene encoding undecaprenyldiphospho-muramoylpentapeptide beta-N-acetylglucosaminyltransferase — protein MTVYLLAGGGTAGHVNPLLAVADELRAREPGSTILVLGTREGLESRLVPARGYELLTIARLPFPRRPDGAAVRFAPAFARAVGQIRRMVADRGIDVVVGFGGYAAAPAYVAARRSGVPVVVHEANASPGLANRLGARVAAAVGITFPGTALGPRAQVVGMPLRREIATLDRVAARDAARAELGLDADRPTLLVTGGSTGARSLNRTVVQVAERITATGAQILHIVGGAQEFTDPGVERYHVVGYSDRMELAIAAADLVVSRAGAGALSELTCVGVPAVYVPYPVGNGEQAVNVRGVVAAGGGIVVADADFTPDWVLAHVLPLLSDPAALTRMSQAAASVGTRDGAARMADLVRDAVAARPSRPAARR, from the coding sequence GTGACGGTCTACCTGCTCGCCGGCGGCGGCACCGCGGGGCACGTCAACCCGCTGCTCGCCGTGGCCGACGAGCTCCGCGCGCGCGAGCCGGGGTCGACGATCCTCGTCCTCGGCACGCGCGAGGGCCTCGAGTCCCGGCTCGTCCCCGCCCGCGGCTACGAGCTGCTCACCATCGCCCGCCTGCCGTTCCCGCGCCGCCCCGACGGGGCCGCCGTGCGCTTCGCGCCGGCCTTCGCCCGGGCCGTGGGGCAGATCCGCCGCATGGTCGCCGATCGCGGCATCGACGTCGTCGTCGGCTTCGGCGGCTACGCGGCCGCGCCCGCCTACGTCGCCGCCCGCCGCTCGGGCGTCCCCGTCGTCGTGCACGAGGCCAACGCATCGCCGGGACTCGCCAACCGGCTCGGCGCTCGCGTCGCCGCGGCGGTCGGGATCACGTTCCCCGGCACCGCGCTCGGCCCGCGCGCCCAGGTGGTCGGCATGCCGCTCCGCCGCGAGATCGCGACCCTCGACCGCGTGGCAGCCCGCGACGCCGCGCGCGCCGAGCTCGGCCTCGACGCCGACCGGCCGACGCTCCTCGTCACGGGCGGATCCACGGGCGCGCGCAGCCTCAACCGCACCGTGGTGCAGGTGGCCGAGCGCATCACCGCGACGGGTGCGCAGATCCTGCACATCGTCGGCGGCGCGCAGGAGTTCACCGACCCGGGCGTCGAGCGCTACCACGTGGTGGGCTACTCCGACCGGATGGAGCTCGCGATCGCCGCGGCCGACCTCGTCGTCTCCCGCGCCGGCGCCGGCGCGCTCTCCGAGCTCACCTGCGTCGGCGTCCCCGCGGTCTACGTGCCCTACCCCGTGGGCAACGGCGAGCAGGCCGTGAACGTCCGCGGCGTCGTCGCGGCCGGCGGCGGCATCGTCGTGGCCGACGCCGACTTCACGCCCGACTGGGTGCTCGCGCACGTCCTCCCGCTCCTGTCCGACCCGGCGGCGCTCACGCGCATGTCCCAGGCGGCGGCTTCCGTCGGCACGCGCGACGGCGCGGCCCGCATGGCCGACCTCGTCCGCGACGCCGTCGCCGCCCGCCCGTCCCGGCCCGCCGCGCGGCGCTGA
- the ftsW gene encoding putative lipid II flippase FtsW: MTLPPRTTRTPRAADVPGPRGPRTPESPVDDAQEGTQRRGLAARIHLGRAFHAESGSYFLLLGTTLFLVVFGLVMVLSSSSIDSFVAGGGFFGIFLKQGMFALIGVPLMLLVSLVPPMFWKRWAWVLLIGASAVQLLVFGPMGVKVGENIGWIRIAGTTFQPAELIKVGLVIWLAFILARKRHLLRTWPHILIPVLPVAGGAVGLVALGGDLGTVIIMASIVLGALFFAGIPIGKLTLMLTIGSVLAVLMTVISDSRMRRVTEFLTGQCDYAGGCWQSTHGLYALAAGGIFGVGLGNSKAKWMWLPEADNDYIFAIIGEELGLIGAIVVILLFVVLAIGFIRVIRANTDTFARVATGAVMTWIIVQAFVNIAVVLNLLPVLGVPLPFVSSGGSSLVTTLVAMGIVLGFARRPTTEESPDVVPAVVGMRS, from the coding sequence ATGACACTGCCCCCGAGAACGACGCGGACCCCTCGCGCGGCTGACGTGCCGGGCCCCCGCGGCCCGCGCACCCCGGAGTCGCCCGTCGACGACGCGCAGGAGGGGACGCAGCGTCGCGGCCTCGCCGCCCGCATCCACCTCGGCCGCGCCTTCCACGCGGAGAGCGGCTCCTACTTCCTGCTCCTCGGCACGACGCTCTTCCTGGTCGTCTTCGGCCTCGTGATGGTGCTCTCGTCGTCGAGCATCGACTCGTTCGTCGCTGGCGGCGGCTTCTTCGGCATCTTCCTCAAGCAGGGCATGTTCGCGCTCATCGGCGTGCCGCTCATGCTCCTCGTCTCGCTCGTGCCGCCCATGTTCTGGAAGCGCTGGGCCTGGGTGCTGCTGATCGGGGCCAGCGCGGTGCAGCTGCTGGTGTTCGGCCCCATGGGCGTCAAGGTCGGCGAGAACATCGGCTGGATCCGCATCGCGGGCACGACGTTCCAGCCCGCCGAGCTCATCAAGGTGGGCCTCGTGATCTGGCTGGCGTTCATCCTCGCGAGGAAGCGCCACCTGCTGCGCACCTGGCCGCACATCCTCATCCCGGTGCTGCCCGTCGCGGGCGGGGCCGTCGGCCTCGTCGCGCTCGGCGGCGACCTCGGGACCGTGATCATCATGGCGAGCATCGTGCTCGGCGCCCTCTTCTTCGCGGGGATCCCGATCGGCAAGCTCACGCTCATGCTCACGATCGGCTCGGTGCTCGCGGTGCTCATGACCGTGATCAGCGACAGCCGCATGCGCCGCGTCACCGAGTTCCTCACCGGCCAGTGCGACTACGCGGGCGGCTGCTGGCAGTCCACGCACGGCCTGTACGCGCTGGCGGCCGGCGGCATCTTCGGGGTGGGCCTCGGCAACTCGAAGGCCAAGTGGATGTGGCTGCCCGAGGCCGACAACGACTACATCTTCGCGATCATCGGCGAGGAGCTCGGCCTCATCGGCGCGATCGTCGTCATCCTCCTGTTCGTGGTGCTCGCCATCGGCTTCATCCGCGTAATCCGCGCCAACACCGACACCTTCGCGCGCGTCGCGACGGGCGCCGTCATGACCTGGATCATCGTGCAGGCCTTCGTGAACATCGCCGTGGTGCTCAACCTGCTCCCGGTGCTCGGGGTGCCATTGCCGTTCGTGTCGTCCGGAGGGTCGTCGCTCGTGACGACGCTCGTGGCGATGGGCATCGTGCTGGGCTTCGCCAGGAGGCCCACGACCGAGGAGTCGCCGGACGTCGTGCCCGCCGTCGTCGGGATGCGCTCGTGA
- the murD gene encoding UDP-N-acetylmuramoyl-L-alanine--D-glutamate ligase: protein MTDGTSDDGTALARPDSLHSWHDDWTGLRVAVLGLGRTGFSVADTLVELGADVLVVASDASPERLALLDVIGGRLVRPTEEEPVPGELVAFAPELVVVSPGYAPTHPLPAWATEAGIPLWGDIELAWRVRDKTGAPAEWITITGTNGKTTTTQLTAALLQEGGVRAVPCGNIGLPVLDVVRHPDGFDVLVVELSSHQLHYMRKVRPYSSAFLNLADDHLEWHGSRQAYAAAKGRVYADTRVACVYNRADRATEDALRDADVQDGARAIGFGLDAPGPSDLGIVDGILCDRAFLEERLTSALELTTLDELRAVGLAAPHIVQNILAAAALARSYGVSPAVVRQALQRFELDSHRIERIGERDGVAFVDDSKATNPHAASASLAAFPSVVWVVGGLLKGVELDDLIRAHASRLRAAVVIGVERAGVLAAFARHAPDVTVLEVAESDTEQVMRSAVRLAAGVAREGDTVLLAPAAASMDQFTDYADRGRRFRTAVDHHLGGAADDTAPENDADPSRG, encoded by the coding sequence TCCCTGCACAGCTGGCACGACGACTGGACCGGCCTCCGCGTCGCCGTCCTCGGCCTCGGGCGCACCGGCTTCTCGGTGGCCGACACGCTGGTCGAGCTCGGCGCCGATGTGCTCGTGGTCGCGTCCGACGCGTCGCCCGAGCGGCTGGCGCTGCTCGACGTGATCGGCGGGCGCCTCGTGCGGCCGACCGAGGAGGAGCCCGTCCCCGGGGAGCTCGTGGCCTTCGCGCCCGAGCTCGTCGTCGTGTCGCCCGGCTACGCGCCGACGCACCCGCTGCCCGCATGGGCGACGGAGGCGGGGATCCCGCTGTGGGGCGACATCGAGCTCGCCTGGCGCGTGCGCGACAAGACGGGCGCGCCCGCCGAGTGGATCACCATCACCGGCACCAACGGCAAGACCACCACCACGCAGCTCACGGCCGCGCTCCTCCAGGAGGGCGGGGTGCGAGCGGTCCCGTGCGGCAACATCGGCCTGCCCGTGCTCGACGTCGTCCGCCACCCGGACGGCTTCGACGTGCTCGTCGTCGAGCTCTCCAGCCACCAGCTGCACTACATGCGCAAGGTGCGGCCCTACTCGAGCGCCTTCCTCAACCTGGCCGACGACCACCTCGAGTGGCACGGCTCCCGCCAGGCCTACGCGGCCGCGAAGGGGCGGGTCTACGCCGACACGCGCGTCGCCTGCGTCTACAACCGCGCCGACCGCGCGACCGAGGACGCGCTCCGCGACGCGGACGTCCAGGACGGCGCGCGCGCCATCGGGTTCGGGCTCGACGCGCCGGGTCCGAGCGACCTCGGCATCGTCGACGGGATCCTCTGCGACCGCGCGTTCCTCGAGGAGCGGCTCACCTCCGCGCTCGAGCTGACGACGCTCGACGAGCTGCGCGCGGTGGGCCTCGCGGCACCGCACATCGTGCAGAACATCCTGGCCGCGGCCGCGCTCGCCCGGTCCTACGGCGTCTCGCCGGCGGTGGTGCGGCAGGCGCTCCAGCGCTTCGAGCTCGACAGCCACCGCATCGAGCGGATCGGGGAGCGCGACGGCGTCGCCTTCGTCGACGACTCGAAGGCCACCAATCCGCACGCGGCGTCCGCGTCGCTCGCGGCCTTCCCCTCCGTGGTGTGGGTCGTCGGCGGCCTCCTCAAGGGCGTCGAGCTCGACGACCTGATCCGCGCCCACGCGTCACGCCTGCGCGCGGCGGTCGTCATCGGCGTCGAGCGCGCCGGGGTCCTCGCGGCATTCGCGCGACACGCGCCCGACGTCACCGTCCTCGAGGTGGCCGAGAGCGACACTGAACAGGTCATGCGGTCCGCCGTGCGGCTCGCGGCGGGCGTGGCCCGGGAGGGCGACACCGTCCTCCTGGCCCCGGCGGCGGCATCCATGGACCAATTCACCGACTACGCCGACCGAGGACGCCGATTCCGGACCGCGGTCGACCACCACCTGGGAGGTGCGGCGGATGACACTGCCCCCGAGAACGACGCGGACCCCTCGCGCGGCTGA